A region from the Inhella inkyongensis genome encodes:
- the atpE gene encoding F0F1 ATP synthase subunit C, with protein sequence MENILGLVALACGIIVGLGAIGASIGIALMGGKFLESSARQPELMNQLQTKMFILAGLIDAAFLIGVAIALLFAFANPFVLK encoded by the coding sequence ATGGAAAACATCCTCGGCCTCGTTGCTCTGGCTTGCGGCATCATCGTTGGTCTGGGCGCTATCGGCGCTTCGATCGGTATCGCTCTGATGGGTGGCAAGTTCCTGGAGTCTTCGGCTCGCCAGCCCGAGCTGATGAACCAACTGCAGACCAAGATGTTCATCTTGGCTGGTCTGATCGACGCCGCCTTCCTGATCGGTGTGGCTATCGCCCTGCTGTTTGCCTTCGCGAACCCCTTCGTCCTGAAGTAA
- a CDS encoding F0F1 ATP synthase subunit B — protein MNINATLFIQWIPFLVLAWFTARFIWPPITKALDERAAKIADGLAAADKARAELANANKAAGDQMAQARVETTKLIGDAEKRAAAIVEEAKRRAEEEGAKILAQAKADADQQVVRAREALRDQVAVLAVKGAEQILQREVNAGVHAELLGRLKTEL, from the coding sequence GTGAACATCAACGCAACCCTGTTCATTCAGTGGATTCCGTTCCTGGTTCTGGCCTGGTTTACGGCGCGCTTCATTTGGCCGCCGATCACCAAGGCCTTGGACGAGCGGGCGGCCAAGATCGCTGACGGACTGGCGGCTGCCGACAAGGCCCGTGCCGAGTTGGCCAACGCCAACAAGGCCGCTGGCGACCAAATGGCGCAAGCCCGGGTCGAGACGACCAAGCTGATCGGCGACGCCGAGAAGCGTGCCGCTGCCATCGTCGAAGAAGCCAAGCGCCGTGCCGAAGAGGAAGGCGCCAAGATCCTCGCGCAAGCCAAGGCGGACGCCGACCAGCAGGTCGTGCGTGCCCGAGAGGCCCTGCGCGACCAGGTCGCGGTGCTGGCCGTCAAAGGTGCCGAGCAAATTCTGCAGCGCGAAGTCAACGCCGGCGTCCACGCCGAGCTGTTGGGCCGCCTGAAGACGGAGCTCTGA
- a CDS encoding F0F1 ATP synthase subunit delta has protein sequence MAELATIARPYAEALFQVAQKHDLNAWREQIDALALVAGDEGLRQFADHPKTSASQVFDVIVEAAKLPLADGMRNFLRAAIDNGRLDALPAVAQQFHALASQAQGVAEARVESAFALDAAQLTDLIAVLEKRFGRKLKAEVTLQPELIGGVRVTVGDEVLDTSVRARLERMKTTLTA, from the coding sequence ATGGCCGAACTCGCCACCATCGCCCGCCCCTATGCGGAGGCGCTGTTTCAAGTCGCGCAGAAGCACGACTTGAACGCTTGGCGCGAGCAGATCGACGCCCTGGCCCTGGTGGCGGGTGACGAAGGCCTGCGCCAATTCGCCGATCACCCGAAGACCAGCGCCTCGCAGGTCTTCGACGTGATCGTCGAAGCCGCCAAGCTGCCTTTGGCCGACGGCATGCGCAATTTCCTGCGCGCCGCCATCGACAACGGACGCCTGGATGCATTGCCCGCCGTGGCTCAGCAATTCCATGCGCTGGCCAGCCAGGCACAAGGCGTGGCCGAGGCCCGTGTGGAGTCCGCCTTCGCGCTGGACGCCGCGCAGCTGACCGACCTGATCGCCGTGCTGGAGAAGCGCTTCGGCCGCAAGCTCAAGGCCGAAGTGACGCTGCAGCCCGAGCTGATCGGTGGCGTGCGCGTCACCGTCGGTGATGAGGTGCTGGACACCTCGGTGCGCGCCCGCCTCGAGCGCATGAAGACCACGCTGACCGCCTAA
- the atpA gene encoding F0F1 ATP synthase subunit alpha, with protein sequence MQLNPAEISELIKSRIEGLAPSADIRNQGTVVSVSDGIVRIHGLSDVMQGEMLEFAADASGQPSYGLALNLERDSVGAVVLGAYEHISEGQTVKCTGRILEVPVGPELVGRVVNALGQPIDGKGPINAKMTDVIEKVAPGVIARKSVDQPVQTGLKCIDTMVPIGRGQRELIIGDRQTGKTAVAIDTIINQKGQNMVCVYVAIGQKASSIKNVVRALEANGAMEYTIVVAASAAESAAMQYVSAYSGCTMGEYFRDRGQDSLIIYDDLSKQAVAYRQVSLLLRRPPGREAFPGDVFYLHSRLLERAARVNADYVEAFTKGEVKGKTGSLTALPIIETQAGDVSAFVPTNVISITDGQIFLETNLFNSGIRPAINAGISVSRVGGAAQTKLIKGLSGGIRTDLAQYRELAAFAQFASDLDAATRKQLDRGARVTELLKQAQYQPLPISLMAASIYAANKGFLDDLDVKKVLPFEHGLHQFLKTSHAKLLAKLDSDKAMDKDAEAELNGAIASFKKSFA encoded by the coding sequence ATGCAACTGAACCCTGCAGAAATTTCTGAACTGATCAAGAGCCGTATCGAGGGCCTGGCCCCGAGCGCGGACATCCGCAATCAGGGCACCGTCGTGTCGGTGTCCGACGGCATCGTCCGTATCCACGGCCTGTCGGACGTGATGCAGGGTGAGATGCTGGAATTCGCCGCTGATGCCAGCGGTCAGCCCAGCTACGGCCTGGCCCTGAACCTCGAGCGCGACTCCGTCGGCGCCGTGGTGCTGGGTGCTTACGAGCACATCTCCGAAGGCCAGACCGTCAAGTGCACCGGTCGCATTCTGGAAGTGCCGGTGGGCCCCGAGCTGGTGGGCCGCGTGGTGAACGCCCTGGGCCAGCCGATCGACGGCAAGGGCCCGATCAACGCCAAGATGACCGACGTGATCGAGAAGGTCGCTCCGGGCGTGATCGCGCGCAAGTCGGTGGACCAACCCGTGCAGACCGGCCTGAAGTGTATTGACACCATGGTGCCGATCGGCCGTGGCCAGCGCGAGCTGATCATCGGTGACCGTCAGACGGGTAAGACCGCTGTCGCCATCGACACGATCATCAACCAGAAGGGCCAGAACATGGTCTGCGTCTACGTCGCCATCGGTCAGAAGGCGTCGTCGATCAAGAACGTGGTGCGTGCTCTGGAAGCCAACGGCGCGATGGAATACACCATCGTCGTGGCCGCCTCGGCCGCCGAATCGGCCGCGATGCAGTATGTGTCGGCCTACTCCGGCTGCACGATGGGTGAGTACTTCCGCGACCGCGGCCAAGACTCGCTGATCATCTATGACGACCTGTCCAAGCAGGCCGTGGCCTACCGTCAGGTGTCGCTGTTGCTGCGCCGCCCGCCGGGTCGCGAAGCCTTCCCTGGCGACGTGTTCTATCTCCACAGCCGTCTGTTGGAGCGCGCCGCTCGTGTGAACGCCGACTACGTCGAGGCCTTCACCAAGGGTGAAGTCAAGGGCAAGACCGGTTCGCTGACGGCCCTGCCGATCATCGAGACCCAAGCCGGTGACGTGTCCGCCTTCGTGCCGACCAACGTGATCTCGATCACTGACGGCCAGATCTTCCTGGAAACCAACCTGTTCAACTCGGGTATCCGTCCGGCCATTAACGCCGGTATCTCGGTGTCCCGCGTGGGTGGTGCGGCCCAGACCAAGCTGATCAAGGGCCTGTCCGGCGGTATCCGTACCGACTTGGCGCAGTACCGTGAACTGGCTGCCTTCGCACAGTTCGCTTCCGATCTGGACGCCGCCACCCGCAAGCAGCTGGACCGCGGTGCCCGCGTGACCGAGCTGCTGAAGCAGGCGCAGTACCAGCCGCTGCCCATCAGCCTGATGGCCGCGTCGATCTATGCCGCCAACAAGGGCTTCCTGGATGACCTGGACGTCAAGAAGGTGCTGCCTTTCGAGCATGGCCTGCACCAGTTCCTGAAGACCAGCCACGCCAAGCTGCTGGCCAAGCTGGATTCGGACAAGGCCATGGACAAGGATGCGGAAGCGGAACTGAACGGCGCGATCGCTTCGTTCAAGAAGTCCTTCGCTTGA
- the atpG gene encoding F0F1 ATP synthase subunit gamma, giving the protein MAAGKEIRTKIKSVENTKKITKAMEMVAAAKMRKAQDRMRTARPYSDKVAAIAGHLSMANPEYVHPFMVSNDAKKPVGIVLVTTDKGLCGGLNTNMLRAVTTKLREIDAAGNKAQVVAIGNKGFGFMNRIGANVVAHATQLGDTPHLDKLIGPVKVLLDKYAAGELSAVYLCFTRFINTMKQEPVLQQLLPLSAESLKDKAKQSHAWDYLYEPDAPTVIDELLVRYTESLVYQAVAENMASEQSARMVAMKSATDNAGNLIKELKLVYNKTRQAAITKELSEIVSGAAAIGG; this is encoded by the coding sequence ATGGCGGCAGGCAAGGAAATCCGCACCAAGATCAAGTCGGTCGAGAACACCAAGAAGATCACCAAGGCCATGGAGATGGTCGCGGCGGCCAAGATGCGCAAGGCGCAGGACCGCATGCGTACCGCCCGTCCCTACAGTGACAAGGTGGCGGCGATCGCCGGGCATCTGTCGATGGCCAACCCCGAGTACGTGCATCCCTTCATGGTGTCCAACGACGCCAAGAAGCCGGTTGGCATCGTGCTGGTGACGACCGACAAGGGCCTGTGCGGCGGCTTGAACACCAATATGTTGCGCGCGGTGACGACCAAGCTGCGCGAGATCGACGCCGCGGGCAATAAGGCCCAGGTGGTGGCGATCGGCAACAAGGGCTTCGGCTTCATGAACCGCATCGGCGCCAACGTGGTGGCCCATGCGACCCAGCTCGGCGACACCCCGCATCTGGACAAGCTGATCGGCCCGGTCAAGGTGCTGTTGGACAAGTACGCTGCGGGCGAGTTGTCGGCGGTCTATCTGTGCTTCACCCGCTTCATCAACACGATGAAGCAGGAGCCGGTGCTGCAGCAATTGCTGCCGCTGTCGGCTGAAAGCCTGAAGGACAAGGCCAAGCAGAGTCACGCCTGGGACTATCTGTACGAGCCGGACGCACCCACCGTCATCGACGAACTACTGGTGCGCTACACCGAATCGTTGGTCTACCAGGCCGTGGCCGAGAACATGGCATCCGAGCAGTCGGCTCGCATGGTGGCCATGAAGTCGGCCACCGACAACGCCGGCAACCTGATCAAGGAACTCAAGCTGGTCTACAACAAGACCCGCCAGGCCGCGATCACCAAGGAACTGTCGGAAATCGTGTCCGGCGCTGCTGCCATCGGCGGCTGA
- the atpD gene encoding F0F1 ATP synthase subunit beta translates to MTNVAKAQGKIVQCIGAVVDVEFPRDQMPKVYDALKMEGSALTLEVQQQLGDGVVRTIALGSSDGLRRGSVVYNTGDTIKVPVGKATLGRIMDVLGNPIDERGPVSDELTASIHRAAPAYDELSPSQDLLETGIKVIDLICPFAKGGKVGLFGGAGVGKTVNMMELINNIAKAHSGLSVFAGVGERTREGNDFYHEMSDSNVVVQENLSESKVAMVYGQMNEPPGNRLRVALTGLTMAEAFRDEGRDVLFFVDNIYRYTLAGTEVSALLGRMPSAVGYQPTLAEEMGRLQERITSTKVGSITSIQAVYVPADDLTDPSPATTFAHLDATVVLSRDIAALGIYPAVDPLDSTSRQIDPNVVGEEHYKTTRDVQAVLQRYKELRDIIAILGMDELSPEDKLAVARARKIQRFLSQPFHVAEVFTGAPGKYVPLKETIRGFKMIVAGECDHLPEQAFYMVGTIDEAFEKAKKLQ, encoded by the coding sequence ATGACGAACGTGGCTAAGGCTCAAGGCAAGATCGTCCAGTGCATCGGCGCCGTGGTGGACGTGGAGTTCCCGCGCGACCAGATGCCCAAGGTCTACGACGCCCTCAAGATGGAAGGCTCGGCCCTGACCCTGGAAGTGCAGCAGCAGCTCGGCGACGGCGTGGTGCGCACCATTGCGCTGGGTTCGTCCGACGGCCTGCGTCGTGGCTCGGTGGTTTACAACACCGGCGACACCATCAAGGTGCCGGTGGGCAAGGCCACCCTGGGTCGCATCATGGACGTGCTGGGCAACCCCATCGACGAGCGCGGCCCCGTCTCCGACGAGCTGACCGCCTCCATCCACCGCGCTGCCCCGGCCTACGACGAGCTGAGCCCGTCGCAAGACCTGCTGGAAACCGGCATCAAGGTGATCGACTTGATCTGCCCGTTCGCCAAGGGCGGCAAGGTGGGTCTGTTCGGTGGCGCCGGTGTGGGCAAGACCGTGAACATGATGGAGCTCATCAACAACATCGCCAAGGCGCACAGCGGTCTGTCCGTGTTCGCCGGCGTGGGTGAGCGCACCCGTGAGGGCAACGACTTCTATCACGAGATGTCGGACTCCAACGTGGTGGTGCAGGAGAACCTGAGCGAGTCCAAGGTCGCGATGGTCTACGGCCAGATGAACGAGCCCCCGGGCAACCGTCTGCGCGTGGCCCTGACCGGTCTGACCATGGCCGAAGCCTTCCGTGACGAAGGCCGTGACGTGCTGTTCTTCGTGGACAACATCTACCGTTACACCCTGGCCGGTACCGAAGTGTCCGCTCTGCTGGGCCGTATGCCTTCCGCCGTGGGCTACCAGCCCACCCTGGCCGAAGAAATGGGCCGTCTGCAAGAGCGCATCACCTCGACCAAGGTCGGCTCGATCACCTCGATCCAGGCCGTGTACGTGCCTGCGGATGACTTGACCGACCCCTCGCCGGCCACGACCTTCGCCCACTTGGACGCCACCGTCGTGTTGTCGCGTGACATCGCCGCCTTGGGTATCTACCCCGCCGTGGACCCGCTGGACTCGACCTCGCGCCAGATCGACCCAAACGTGGTCGGCGAAGAGCACTACAAGACGACCCGCGACGTGCAGGCCGTTCTGCAGCGCTACAAGGAACTGCGCGACATCATCGCGATCTTGGGCATGGACGAGCTGTCGCCGGAAGACAAGCTGGCCGTGGCCCGCGCTCGCAAGATCCAGCGTTTCCTGTCGCAGCCCTTCCACGTGGCCGAAGTGTTCACCGGCGCCCCGGGCAAGTACGTGCCGCTGAAGGAAACCATCCGCGGCTTCAAGATGATCGTGGCCGGTGAGTGCGACCACCTGCCCGAGCAGGCCTTCTACATGGTCGGCACGATCGACGAAGCCTTCGAGAAGGCCAAGAAGCTGCAATAA
- a CDS encoding F0F1 ATP synthase subunit epsilon, which yields MATIHVDVVSAEESIFSGEAKFVALPGENGELGILPQHTPLITRIKPGAVRIQRADNDQEEFVFVAGGILEVQPHGVTVLADTAIRGKDLDEAKASEAKAAAEEALKNAKSDLDLASAQAELASLAAQIAAARKLRGMKA from the coding sequence ATGGCAACGATTCACGTCGATGTGGTTTCCGCCGAAGAGAGCATCTTTTCGGGCGAGGCCAAGTTCGTCGCGCTGCCGGGCGAGAACGGCGAGTTGGGCATCCTGCCCCAGCACACGCCGCTGATCACCCGCATCAAGCCCGGCGCGGTGCGCATCCAGCGCGCCGACAACGACCAGGAAGAGTTCGTGTTCGTCGCCGGCGGCATTTTGGAAGTGCAGCCTCATGGCGTGACCGTGCTCGCCGACACCGCCATCCGCGGCAAGGACCTGGACGAAGCCAAGGCCTCTGAGGCCAAGGCCGCTGCCGAAGAGGCCTTGAAGAATGCCAAGAGCGATCTCGATCTGGCTTCTGCTCAGGCCGAACTCGCCTCGCTGGCGGCTCAGATCGCTGCGGCGCGCAAGTTGCGTGGTATGAAGGCCTGA
- a CDS encoding beta-ketoacyl synthase chain length factor — MPADTALTIARWSAWAPGLESQSDWLQWLAAPCESPPQADKGPPLTEVPAMVRRRIEPLGRAALQVAYWAQEGLPTEQVQATPLVFASRWGELARSLGLLQDLAQGQPLSPTAFSHSVHNAIGALYSIQRGIRANVSAVAAGAFSAESAWLEASALIAEGAPEVLLVVFEAPLPEPYAESSLAGLRAFALRLCAAPAGGVRLSRDAALADEGQDHGQGACGLPADLGALRFLLGDAPELRQGGWRWVRS, encoded by the coding sequence ATGCCCGCCGACACCGCACTGACCATCGCGCGCTGGTCCGCCTGGGCGCCCGGGCTGGAATCGCAGTCGGACTGGCTGCAGTGGCTGGCTGCGCCCTGTGAGTCGCCGCCCCAGGCCGACAAAGGCCCGCCGCTCACCGAGGTGCCGGCCATGGTGCGCCGGCGCATCGAACCTCTGGGGCGCGCCGCCTTGCAGGTGGCGTATTGGGCGCAGGAAGGACTGCCCACCGAGCAAGTCCAGGCCACTCCGCTGGTGTTTGCTTCGCGCTGGGGCGAACTGGCGCGCTCGCTGGGCCTGCTGCAGGACCTGGCGCAGGGGCAACCGCTGTCACCGACGGCGTTCAGCCATTCCGTGCACAACGCCATTGGGGCCCTGTACTCAATTCAGCGGGGCATCCGTGCCAACGTCAGCGCGGTGGCGGCGGGTGCATTCAGCGCCGAGTCGGCTTGGTTGGAGGCCTCGGCCTTGATCGCCGAGGGCGCGCCCGAGGTGCTGCTGGTGGTCTTCGAAGCTCCATTGCCCGAGCCCTATGCCGAGTCGAGCCTGGCCGGCTTGCGTGCTTTTGCGCTGCGCCTGTGTGCCGCTCCAGCGGGCGGGGTTCGGTTAAGCCGCGATGCGGCGCTCGCTGATGAGGGCCAGGATCATGGCCAAGGCGCCTGCGGCTTGCCGGCTGATCTGGGCGCCCTGCGCTTCCTGCTCGGCGACGCGCCCGAACTGCGTCAGGGCGGTTGGCGGTGGGTCCGTTCATGA
- a CDS encoding lysophospholipid acyltransferase family protein produces MTWSRLWRIPVTGLLFAAFGLGGVLLGLLAFPLVRLLVQDPARRARWSRALVQRAMAAFVWSMRAGGIVDTRIIGAERLRRRGLLILASHPTLVDVVALISVTENADCVVKASLADNPFTRWPVRSCNYILNNGGPDLLDACAAGLRAGSNLIIFPEGTRSRPGQPLQLQRGAAQLALRAGVDVTPVRIHCEPLGLTKGRPWWHTHGRPMVLTLEVGEDLRVADFLEQSHGEYPLAARRLTGYLTAFFSRECKA; encoded by the coding sequence ATGACCTGGTCCAGGCTTTGGCGCATTCCGGTCACTGGCTTGCTGTTTGCGGCCTTTGGTCTGGGGGGCGTGTTGCTGGGCCTGTTGGCCTTTCCGCTGGTGCGTCTGCTCGTGCAAGATCCGGCGCGCCGCGCGCGATGGTCGCGCGCCTTGGTTCAAAGGGCGATGGCCGCCTTCGTTTGGTCCATGCGGGCCGGGGGCATCGTCGATACGCGCATCATTGGCGCCGAGCGGCTGCGTCGAAGGGGCCTGCTGATCCTGGCCAGTCACCCGACCTTGGTCGATGTCGTGGCTTTGATTTCCGTCACGGAAAACGCCGATTGCGTGGTCAAAGCCAGTCTGGCCGATAACCCGTTCACACGTTGGCCGGTACGCTCCTGCAACTACATCCTGAACAATGGCGGCCCTGATCTGTTGGATGCCTGCGCGGCGGGTTTGCGCGCCGGCAGCAACCTGATCATCTTTCCCGAAGGCACCCGCAGTCGCCCGGGCCAGCCCCTGCAGCTGCAACGTGGCGCTGCCCAGCTGGCGCTGCGCGCTGGTGTGGATGTGACCCCGGTGCGCATCCATTGCGAACCGCTGGGCTTGACCAAGGGGAGACCGTGGTGGCATACCCACGGCCGCCCGATGGTGCTGACCCTGGAGGTGGGCGAGGACCTGCGGGTGGCCGACTTTCTAGAGCAGTCGCACGGCGAATACCCGCTGGCGGCGCGGCGCCTGACGGGATACTTGACGGCTTTTTTTTCGCGGGAGTGCAAGGCATGA
- a CDS encoding phosphopantetheine-binding protein has product MNEALELEIKNLLIEALNLEDMAPADIDPEAALFVEGLGLDSIDALELGMALQKRFGVTLSADSEETRRHFRSIRALASFVASARKA; this is encoded by the coding sequence ATGAACGAAGCCTTGGAGTTGGAGATCAAGAACTTGCTGATCGAGGCCCTGAACCTCGAAGACATGGCGCCTGCGGATATCGATCCGGAGGCTGCGCTGTTCGTCGAAGGCCTGGGTCTGGATTCGATCGATGCCCTGGAGTTGGGCATGGCGCTGCAAAAGCGCTTTGGTGTGACGCTGTCCGCAGACTCCGAAGAGACCCGCCGCCATTTCCGTTCCATCCGCGCGCTGGCCAGCTTCGTGGCTTCGGCGCGCAAGGCCTGA
- a CDS encoding acyl carrier protein encodes MTEQEIFARLRTILIETFDIEAERIRPDAKLYEDLDIDSIDAVDLIVKLKPLVGRRLQPEAFKAVRTLDDVTRALQSLLAEAAAEGSLATAA; translated from the coding sequence ATGACCGAGCAAGAAATCTTTGCGCGCCTGCGCACCATCCTGATCGAGACCTTTGACATCGAGGCCGAGCGCATCCGCCCCGACGCCAAGCTGTACGAGGATTTGGACATTGACTCCATCGATGCGGTGGACCTGATCGTCAAACTCAAACCCTTGGTGGGTCGCCGTCTGCAGCCAGAGGCCTTCAAGGCCGTGCGCACCTTGGATGACGTCACGCGGGCGCTGCAGAGCCTGCTGGCCGAGGCCGCAGCGGAAGGCTCGCTCGCCACCGCCGCCTGA
- a CDS encoding COG4648 family protein, with protein sequence MSKLLGLAVMASYPLLVYLGLAHAEPRALALLLLALGLARYLTARSQAALGMALAGLVLAALTAWSNQLLPLKLYPVAMNAALLLVFAGSLFKGPPVVERIARLREPELDARGQHYTRRVTQVWCLFFIGNGSLALVTALWADERTWALYNGLIAYVLMATLMGGEWLVRRRWRAAAP encoded by the coding sequence GTGTCCAAGCTGCTGGGGCTGGCCGTCATGGCCAGCTACCCCCTGCTGGTCTATCTGGGCCTGGCCCATGCGGAGCCGCGCGCGCTCGCGCTGCTATTGCTGGCTTTGGGCCTGGCGCGCTACTTGACAGCACGCAGCCAGGCCGCCCTGGGCATGGCCCTGGCGGGGTTGGTGTTGGCCGCTTTGACCGCCTGGTCCAACCAGTTGCTGCCGCTCAAGCTCTACCCCGTGGCGATGAATGCCGCCTTGTTGCTGGTGTTCGCCGGCAGTCTCTTCAAGGGCCCGCCGGTGGTGGAGCGCATCGCACGCCTGCGCGAGCCAGAGTTGGACGCGCGTGGCCAGCACTACACACGCCGGGTGACCCAGGTCTGGTGCCTGTTCTTCATCGGCAATGGCAGCCTGGCCTTGGTGACGGCGCTTTGGGCCGACGAGCGCACCTGGGCGCTCTACAACGGGTTGATTGCCTACGTCCTGATGGCGACCTTGATGGGCGGCGAATGGCTGGTGCGTCGCCGTTGGCGCGCGGCCGCGCCCTAA
- a CDS encoding AMP-binding protein encodes MWRELSLGLSGPISPMRAAQPVGWRAGQALSWADWCAEAAQWYATFAAQPGRELALYFEDSLAAAAALMAAWHAGKQVWWPGDTLPATCLALSTSVQAFAGDWPSVSLGGRPLLRPARATAVDWQPLDIRAEGLVVFTSGSTGAPTAIRKRLQQLFDEVHALEAAFGARLQGASVQGTVSHQHIYGLLFRLLWPLAAGRPLAAQRVGYLEDLATASGRLAVVASPAHLKRLQASRLDGLAPRLAALFSSGGPLPDEALAPCRAQLGQTPIEVYGSSETGGVAWRQRAPGAQEDPSWQPLPGVEWRLEGELLHLRSPQIGGDAWFQAQDRARAEGQGFVLLGRADRIVKIEEKRVSIAAVEQALRACGGVEALALPLLPGARQELGVVLVPDAAAWSEIETQGRSAWLAPRRAALAALLEPTVRPRRWRLVGELPANVLGKSTQAALCALFDPLRPPARLRRTEATSASFEIEVEPGHPGFAGHFPEHPVLPGVVQLDWAERLAREAFAEMPAQFAGMEQLKFQQVIQPGTRLLLELNWDAARGQLRFAFTSARGAHSSGRLLFQA; translated from the coding sequence ATGTGGCGTGAATTGAGCCTGGGCCTGAGCGGCCCGATCAGCCCCATGCGTGCGGCCCAGCCTGTGGGTTGGCGTGCCGGGCAGGCCCTGAGCTGGGCCGACTGGTGCGCCGAGGCGGCGCAGTGGTATGCCACCTTCGCCGCGCAGCCGGGGCGCGAATTGGCGCTGTACTTTGAAGACAGCCTGGCCGCCGCCGCCGCCCTGATGGCGGCCTGGCATGCCGGAAAGCAGGTCTGGTGGCCCGGCGACACCCTGCCAGCAACCTGCCTGGCCCTGAGCACTTCTGTACAGGCCTTTGCAGGCGACTGGCCCAGTGTGTCTCTGGGCGGCCGCCCCTTGTTGCGGCCCGCACGGGCCACTGCGGTGGATTGGCAGCCGCTGGACATCCGGGCCGAAGGGCTGGTGGTGTTTACCTCCGGCAGCACCGGCGCGCCCACGGCCATTCGCAAGCGATTGCAGCAACTCTTCGATGAGGTGCATGCCTTGGAAGCCGCCTTCGGTGCGCGGCTGCAGGGCGCCAGCGTGCAGGGCACGGTCAGCCACCAACACATCTACGGGCTGCTGTTTCGCCTGCTGTGGCCCTTGGCGGCGGGGCGGCCGCTGGCCGCTCAGCGTGTGGGCTATCTGGAAGACCTGGCGACTGCCTCTGGCCGCCTGGCCGTGGTGGCCAGCCCGGCCCACCTCAAGCGCTTGCAAGCCAGCCGCTTGGACGGCCTGGCGCCGCGTTTGGCGGCGCTGTTCTCTTCGGGCGGGCCCTTGCCCGATGAGGCCCTGGCACCTTGCCGGGCGCAACTCGGCCAGACCCCCATCGAGGTCTACGGCAGCAGCGAGACCGGCGGCGTGGCCTGGCGCCAGCGCGCGCCCGGGGCGCAGGAAGATCCAAGTTGGCAGCCACTCCCGGGGGTCGAGTGGCGACTGGAGGGCGAGCTGCTGCATTTGCGTTCGCCTCAGATCGGCGGCGACGCCTGGTTCCAGGCCCAGGACCGCGCGCGCGCCGAGGGCCAGGGCTTTGTGTTGCTGGGGCGAGCCGACCGCATCGTCAAGATCGAGGAAAAGCGGGTCTCGATCGCGGCGGTGGAGCAGGCCTTGCGCGCCTGTGGGGGCGTTGAGGCCCTGGCCCTGCCGCTGCTGCCGGGCGCACGCCAAGAATTGGGCGTGGTGCTGGTGCCCGACGCCGCGGCCTGGTCCGAGATCGAGACCCAGGGCCGCAGCGCTTGGTTGGCGCCGCGCCGTGCTGCGTTGGCGGCCTTGCTGGAGCCGACCGTGCGGCCACGCCGCTGGCGCCTGGTGGGAGAGCTGCCCGCCAATGTTCTGGGCAAGAGCACCCAAGCCGCCCTCTGCGCCCTGTTCGACCCCCTGCGGCCGCCAGCCCGGCTGCGGCGCACGGAGGCCACGAGTGCGAGCTTTGAGATCGAAGTGGAACCCGGGCACCCCGGATTTGCCGGGCACTTCCCTGAGCACCCGGTGTTGCCCGGCGTGGTCCAGCTGGACTGGGCCGAACGATTGGCACGCGAGGCCTTTGCCGAGATGCCGGCCCAGTTCGCCGGCATGGAGCAGCTGAAGTTCCAGCAGGTGATCCAACCTGGCACCCGCTTGCTGCTGGAGCTGAACTGGGACGCCGCACGCGGCCAGCTGCGATTTGCCTTCACGAGTGCGCGCGGCGCCCATTCCAGCGGACGCCTGCTCTTCCAAGCATGA